From the Endozoicomonas sp. Mp262 genome, the window TGGGCGACCCAAAAAGTATGGCATCAAAATGACGCCCCCGGAAGTGGAGAAGCTACCGGAATATCAAACAACCGTAAGAATATACGGCAGATTTCGAAAGATACGTTATCGCACCCGGGTATGTCGGGCTCGCTTCCTGAAAGGCCGCAAGGTTCGGGTTGTCTGGGGTCGGTTTGAAAATGATAAAGGACTGACAGAAAGCCGTATATTCATTGCAACCAATACTGGACTTGAAGGTATAGACATCCTTCGTATTTATGCGAAAAGATGGCCGGTTGAACCCATGTTTCAGCAAATTAAACATTCATTTGGTTGCCGCCAGTTATGGCAGCAAAAGCTGAGAACTCTGTTGCGGTGGATGCATCTGAAGATGGCTGGATACGCATTATTGCAACTGTTGACCGTCTGTAAAAATCAAGCAAGCGTGGGCATTTCAAGGATTCCTTGGCGGGATCAGGATACAACCACCGCTGGCATGCTAAGATTTGCACTCGCAGGAATTATCCCCAGATTACCTATTCGTGAGGGCTGGAACCGATATAGCCAAAAATATGAGTTCAATTTTAATAGTTTGACTGACGGAATAGTCAAAGAAAAGAAAAAAGCGGCATAAATAGCGGCAACAACGCAATAATCAAGAATAATACCGAATCTGAAAAAACGTTTGGATGTATTTTTGCACACAATTTTTAAAATATAACCAAACGTTCATGTCATACTAACTCTAAAGTTAAGATTACTTATTAATCGACAATGAAATGATAAGAGAGGTCGCCGTTTTTAGCTTTCCGCTAGGTGATTACACCACTGAGTTACCCAGGTATGGGGAAAACACCCTTGATGACGAAGCCTTAAATCAGGCTGGACTTCTCATTGATGTATTCAATGGCTATTTTCTACAAAGTGATAGTAAACCAGATGATCTAAATAAATCCAAGTGGGAGTTGCTATCTCATTTAAATCAGCTGGGTTCATCATTTAGCCATTTCAGTGATAATGATGTATCAAGCAGAGGCGCTTTACCTGAAGGCGCCTTTTTTTGTAATCATTCATTTCCTGGGCAACACAGGTACTCTATCAGCTTCCACGTATCTGAACATCAGTATCTTCTATATCTATACGTAGAGCAAAATCCGAATCAAAATTATACTGCCCCCCTATCCCCCACCTCACGTGATGGAAGCCTGGAAGATCTTTTTCGACGATCTTTAGGTTCAGTTCTAGATGAACCAGATATGCTATCCCATAAACAATTCTGCAGGCCATTTTTAATACAACGTAAAGCTCACCCCCCTATTACAGTCAATTATTTTTATCCAGGCTACAGTATTTACAACATTTATTACACCACTTATCAAGGGCAGATAATTTATTTCAACCTGTTTGACAATAGCAGACACGTTTTAAATCAATTTATGAACAATTTCGAAAAACACATTACACTCACAGCATTATATATTTTTGAGAATCATATAACTTCTGGCAACCTGCAACAGTATGCACATGGATATCCCTCCCATACATTTTTATTTGATGATAATAAGTATCAAAATATGTATAACAGTTTTCCAAATCAACCTATGCTCCGCAGTCACGTGACCAACCGATTACAAGATACAAACTGTACCATTCACACCCAAGACCCTTTAGCTCCACCAAGCAGTGGTTTTGCCACTGCAAGTATTTCAGTGTACCCATTTAATAGAGATGAAAATGAAGAGATAACCTTTTTCACAGCCCCACCAAATACAGTGCCTCATATTCACCCAATAACAACAACTACAACTTATGGACTCGATTATGAAGGTGAACAGCCATTGCAACTTGAAGTTCAATAGCTTAGGGGGCGTTCTCAATTAGACATGTGACCAGCCAGCCGTGATGAGCGCCAGGCAAGGCGCGAACTGCGCAGTGTGGTTATTCCACATAAGCAGTGAGCAACGCGGCATGGCGCTCATCACGGCTGGCCCTTCGGGTTCCTCACACAGGCATTCATGCCGCGTTGTACGACTTGAACAGGGAACCACCCTGCCCTGCGTCGTATGCCTTGCCTGAATGCCTGTGTGAGGAACTGGTCTCATGGCTAATTGAGAACGCCCCCTAGTTAAGAAGAGCATTTTTTAATAAAATCCAAAAACGCTCTTACTTTAGGCATTATAAACCGCCGGTCCAGATAAACCCCGTAGGTCGCACTTTCAGATGGGTAGGGGCTTAGCTTAAGTTGCTCCAACACTCGAACCAGTCTACCACTTCGCAGATCGTCCCTAACAGCCCATGAAGGCATTAACGCCAACCCCGTATGAGACAGCAACAGTTTATGCTGGCTGGTGACAGTGTTGACGACCGGATTACCTAAAACCTCAATTTTCTCTGGCTTATCACCTAGCAAATACCAATTATGCCAACCTGCATAACCATAACGAATACAGTTAAACCTTTTCAGGCTTTCTATAGAATCCGGAACCCCGTTGCTTTTCAAATATTCAGGGCTGGCACAGAGAATAAAGTGATTTTCCATTAACTTGGTAGCCACCATATTGGAATCAGCCAGCTTGCCACTGCGAATAGCCAGGTCGATATTTTCTTCTACCAGATTGACGACCCTTTCCGTGAGTTCCAGCTCAACCGTAATATCCGGGTAAGTTTCCATAAACGATGACAAGAAAGGCACCACAGCATACTCGCCAAAAGCAACGGTTACACTCAGCCGAAGCACGCCTTTTGGCTGCTCCTGTAGATTGGTAACCGCTTGATGCGCTTCGTCAAGGTCTGCAACAATACGCTGGGAGTAGGAATAATATTTACGACCAGCTTCCGTTAACCCAAGACTCCGTGTGGTTCGATTAAGCAACAGGACTCCCAGCTCCTGCTCCAGGGCAACAACCTGCCGTGATACTGAAGAAGCCTGGACATCGAGAATACGCGCTGCTTCCGAGAAGCTGCCCGACTCTACCACCAAATTAAAATAATGAAGCCTGCTAATCACTTACCACACCACCACAATCAATCACAGATTTTTCAGTTTTGCATTATACGCAAAGATCATTTGCTCTGCGGTGACTTATTCAATAGTCCGGCTGACCGTAAGATAGTCCCTAACTTTAGTTGATACATCTTTGGATTTATTTGATATGAAAGCAATGACCATTAGCGGTCTTGGTGGGCCAGACGTATTTACCCAAACAGAACGACAAAAACCTGAAATCAAAGCCGGTCATATTCTTATAGAAGTAAAAGCCACCAGCGTTAACCCACTGGATACCATGCTGCGTTCTGTGGAAACACCCTGGTCTGCCAACCTTCCCGAAATACTTCACGGCGATGTAGCAGGTATTGTCGCAGCAGTCGGTACAGGCGTAACCCGGTTTAAAGTGGGAGATGAAGTGTATGGCTGTGCCGGAGGTATTGCCGGAATAGATGGAGCACTGGCCGAGTTTATGCTGGCTGATGCCCACCTTATTGCCCATAAACCCAAACGCCTGAGCATGCGTGAAGCTGCGGCGCTGCCTTTAGTCTCTATTACGGCTTGGGAAGCATTGGTCAACAAGCTGAAAATTGGTGAAAATCACTCGGTACTGATTCATGGGGGTTCCGGAGGTGTTGGTCATATTGCCGTTCAATTGGCAAAGTACCTTGGAGCAACCGTTTATTCAACAGCATCCACTCAAAACCTGGATACGGTTAAACAACTGGGCGCTGACCATGTCATTGACTATAAGCAGGAAAGCGTTGCCAATTATGTAAAAAAATACACAGATGATATGGGATTTGATGCAGTCTTCGATACTGTAGCGGGCAAAAATATTGACAACAGTTTTAATGCTGTGCGCTATAACGGCGCGGTAGCAACAGTTCTACCCATTGAAAACCCGTTGCCCATTGCACTAAAAGGGCTGAGTTTTCACAGCGTGCTTCAGCCTATACCCCTGTTTCACGGCATTGGTCGTAAACGCCATGGGGAAATACTGGAAAAAATTGCAACTCTCGTCGATACGGGATATATCAGCCCCCTTATTGATGCATCTGACTTCAGCATTTGGCAGGTTGCCAAGGCCCATGAACGGTTAACTTCCCGTCAGGCTACAGGCAAAATAGTTCTGACTGTATAAAACAGCTAGAGGGAAGGGGAAATAGTGAGAGATTTTATTTTCTATTACTCCCTCCCTATTTTCCCAGGTTTATGCAATCAGGCAATAGCTAACAACTGCACCAACTCTTTGCGATTATGGATCATATCATCCAATGTATACTTATCCAGCACGCCCATAAATGCTTCCATGGCTTCCGCCAATACATGTTTCAGCTGACACCCGGGAGATAGTTGACAGGCAGGCTGTGCACAGTCCACCAATGCTAGCGAATTTTCCATATCACGTACCAGTTGACCCAGATTAATATGGATGGCTTCTCTACCTATATGAAAGCCTCCCCCCTTTCCCCGAACTGTTTTTAAATACCCTAACTGCCCAAGCTTCTGTACAATTTTCATAACATGATTTCGAGAGAAATCATAAACATCGGTAACTTCCTGAATCGACAACAGCCTTTCACCAGGTTCCAGTGCCGAATAAATGAGAATGCGCAGCGCATAATCTGTCTGTTTATTAAGTTTCATTCACGTTAACCGTAATTCAATAACAAAAAAGCCCGTGTTATGCAGGCTTTTTTATTAAGGGCTGTTGATGTTTTATCAATTAACCCATGACAACCCGAGCAGAACCGGATTCACTTTCTCCCGCACTGTTATAACAAGCCTGATCCAGCTCACCTTCTCCCTTACCAATCAAGGTTGCCACCATAATATCGCCCGTTACATTGACACAGGTACGAGCCATATCAAGAATCCGGTCAATAGCTGCTATCAACGCAACACCTTCCATTGGCAAGCCCACGCTGGTTAATACCAGAC encodes:
- a CDS encoding Rrf2 family transcriptional regulator; amino-acid sequence: MKLNKQTDYALRILIYSALEPGERLLSIQEVTDVYDFSRNHVMKIVQKLGQLGYLKTVRGKGGGFHIGREAIHINLGQLVRDMENSLALVDCAQPACQLSPGCQLKHVLAEAMEAFMGVLDKYTLDDMIHNRKELVQLLAIA
- a CDS encoding LysR substrate-binding domain-containing protein, whose protein sequence is MISRLHYFNLVVESGSFSEAARILDVQASSVSRQVVALEQELGVLLLNRTTRSLGLTEAGRKYYSYSQRIVADLDEAHQAVTNLQEQPKGVLRLSVTVAFGEYAVVPFLSSFMETYPDITVELELTERVVNLVEENIDLAIRSGKLADSNMVATKLMENHFILCASPEYLKSNGVPDSIESLKRFNCIRYGYAGWHNWYLLGDKPEKIEVLGNPVVNTVTSQHKLLLSHTGLALMPSWAVRDDLRSGRLVRVLEQLKLSPYPSESATYGVYLDRRFIMPKVRAFLDFIKKCSS
- a CDS encoding zinc-dependent alcohol dehydrogenase family protein; this translates as MKAMTISGLGGPDVFTQTERQKPEIKAGHILIEVKATSVNPLDTMLRSVETPWSANLPEILHGDVAGIVAAVGTGVTRFKVGDEVYGCAGGIAGIDGALAEFMLADAHLIAHKPKRLSMREAAALPLVSITAWEALVNKLKIGENHSVLIHGGSGGVGHIAVQLAKYLGATVYSTASTQNLDTVKQLGADHVIDYKQESVANYVKKYTDDMGFDAVFDTVAGKNIDNSFNAVRYNGAVATVLPIENPLPIALKGLSFHSVLQPIPLFHGIGRKRHGEILEKIATLVDTGYISPLIDASDFSIWQVAKAHERLTSRQATGKIVLTV